Proteins encoded by one window of Papio anubis isolate 15944 chromosome 7, Panubis1.0, whole genome shotgun sequence:
- the C7H14orf119 gene encoding uncharacterized protein C14orf119 homolog isoform X2 has product MPLESSSSMPLSFPSLLPSVPHNTNPSPPPMSYITSQEMKCILHWFANWSGPQRERFLEDLVAKAVPEKLQPLLDSLEQLSVSGADRPPSIFECQLHLWDQWFRGWAEQERNEFVRQLEFSEPDFVAKFYQAVAATAGKD; this is encoded by the coding sequence ATGCCACTGGAGTCATCCTCTTCAATGCCGCTATCCTTCCCATCTCTCTTACCCTCAGTACCACACAATACTAACCCTTCCCCTCCTCCGATGTCTTACATCACCTCCCAGGAGATGAAGTGTATTCTTCACTGGTTTGCCAATTGGTCAGGTCCCCAGCGTGAACGTTTCCTAGAGGACCTGGTAGCTAAGGCAGTGCCAGAAAAATTACAGCCATTGCTGGATAGTCTGGAGCAGCTTAGTGTGTCTGGGGCAGACCGACCACCTTCTATCTTTGAGTGTCAGCTACATCTTTGGGATCAGTGGTTTCGAGGCTGGGCTGAGCAGGAGCGCAATGAATTTGTCAGACAGCTGGAGTTCAGTGAGCCAGACTTCGTGGCAAAGTTTTACCAAGCAGTGGCTGCTACAGCTGGTAAGGACTGA
- the C7H14orf119 gene encoding uncharacterized protein C14orf119 homolog isoform X1 has product MTLNLSLSLRLPWKPCGKILGKFSVSPKKRVSSLGGTASCRARTEKCKRPELFWMPLESSSSMPLSFPSLLPSVPHNTNPSPPPMSYITSQEMKCILHWFANWSGPQRERFLEDLVAKAVPEKLQPLLDSLEQLSVSGADRPPSIFECQLHLWDQWFRGWAEQERNEFVRQLEFSEPDFVAKFYQAVAATAGKD; this is encoded by the exons ATGACGCTCAACTTGAGTTTGAGTTTGCGTTTGCCTTGGAAGCCGTGTGGCAAGATTCTGGGAAAATTCTCCGTTTCTCCGAAGAAGAGAGTAAGTTCCCTTGGAGGAACTGCTTCCTGTAGGGcaagaactgaaaaatgcaaGCGCCCTGAACTTTTTTG GATGCCACTGGAGTCATCCTCTTCAATGCCGCTATCCTTCCCATCTCTCTTACCCTCAGTACCACACAATACTAACCCTTCCCCTCCTCCGATGTCTTACATCACCTCCCAGGAGATGAAGTGTATTCTTCACTGGTTTGCCAATTGGTCAGGTCCCCAGCGTGAACGTTTCCTAGAGGACCTGGTAGCTAAGGCAGTGCCAGAAAAATTACAGCCATTGCTGGATAGTCTGGAGCAGCTTAGTGTGTCTGGGGCAGACCGACCACCTTCTATCTTTGAGTGTCAGCTACATCTTTGGGATCAGTGGTTTCGAGGCTGGGCTGAGCAGGAGCGCAATGAATTTGTCAGACAGCTGGAGTTCAGTGAGCCAGACTTCGTGGCAAAGTTTTACCAAGCAGTGGCTGCTACAGCTGGTAAGGACTGA
- the LMLN2 gene encoding LOW QUALITY PROTEIN: leishmanolysin-like peptidase 2 (The sequence of the model RefSeq protein was modified relative to this genomic sequence to represent the inferred CDS: substituted 1 base at 1 genomic stop codon): MLLLLLLLPPLVLRVAASRCLHDETQKSVSLLRPPFSQLPPKSRSSSLTLPSSGDPQPLRIQTCYLGDHISDGAWDPEGEGTRGVSRALAAVREATQRIQAVLAVQGPLLLSRDPARYCHAVWGDPDTPNYHRCSLLNPEYKGESCLGAKIPDAHLRGYTLWPEQGPPQLVQPDGPGVQNTDFLLYVRVAHTSKCHQEVRVSLCCXGWSTVAQSQLTAALTSWAQRRGFVMLPRLCLKLLGSSNLPALASQSVKITGPSVIAYAACCQLDSEDRPLAGTIVYCAQHLTSPSLSHSDIVMATLHELLHALGFSEQLFKKWQDCPSGFSVRENCSTRQQVTRQDEWGQLLLTTPAVSFSLAKHLGVPGASPGVPLEEEEGLLSSHWEARLLQGSLMTATFDGAQRTRLDPITLAAFEDSGWYQVNHSAAEELLWGQGSGPEFGLVTTCGTGSSDFFCTGSGLGCHYLHLDKGSCSSDPMLEGCRMYKPLANGSECWKKENGFPAGVENPHGEIYHSQSRCFFANLTSQLLPGDKTRHPSLTPHLKEAELVGRCYLHQCTGRGAYKVQVEGSPWVPCLPGKVIQIPGYYGLLFCPRGRLCQTNEGINAVTSPPVSLSTPDPLFQLSLGLAGPPGHCLGKEQQEGLAEAVLHALVSRGGTGRCYFHSPSITTSLVFTVHMWKSPGCQGPSVAMLYRALTLTLQKKPLEVYHGGANFTTQPSKLLVTSDHNPSMTHLRLSVGLCLMLLIFVGVLGTTAYQKRATLPVRPSPSYHSPELHGTRVPVRGIREV, from the exons atgctgttgctgctgctgctgctgccaccactagTCCTCAGGGTTGCTGCAAGCCGATGTCTACATGATGAGACACAGAAGTCTGTGAGCCTTCTCAGGCCCCCTTTCTCCCAACTCCCCCCAAAATCTCGCtcttcctccctcaccctccctagCTCCGGTGATCCTCAACCCCTACGAATCCAAACCTGCTATCTAGGAGATCATATATCAGATGGAGCTTGGGATCCTGAGGGGGAAGGGACGAGAGGGGTATCCCGAGCCCTGGCCGCAGTGAGAGAGGCCACTCAGCGAATCCAGGCTGTTCTAGCAG TGCAAGGACCCCTACTTCTGAGTCGAGACCCTGCACGGTATTGCCATGCTGTCTGGGGAGACCCAGATACCCCAAACTACCACAG GTGCAGCCTCTTGAACCCAGAGTACAAAGGAGAGAGTTGCCTGGGGGCAAAG ATTCCTGACGCCCATCTTCGTGGTTACACCTTGTGGCCAGAGCAGGGTCCCCCACAACTGGTCCAGCCAGATGGGCCTGGGGTCCAAAACACTGATTTTCTTCTGTATGTGCGGGTTGCTCACACTTCCAAGTGCCACCAAGAGGTGAG agtctcactctgttgctgaggctggagtacagtggcccaatcacagctcactgcagccttgacctcctgggctcag agacggggttttgtcatgttgcccaggctgtgtctcaaactgttgggctcaagcaatctgcccgctttggcttcccaaagtgtcaagattacaggc CCCTCTGTCATAGCCTATGCTGCCTGCTGCCAGCTGGACTCAGAAGACAGGCCTCTCGCCGGCACCATTGTCTACTGTGCCCAACATCtcaccagccccagcctcagccacaGTGACATCGTCATG GCCACACTACATGAATTGCTACATGCCTTAGGTTTCTCTGAACAGCTCTTCAAGAAATGGCAAGACTGCCCCTCAGGATTCAGCG TTAGAGAGAACTGTTCTACAAGGCAACAAGTGACAAGGCAAGATGAGTGGGGACAACTGCTTCTCACCACCCCAGCTGTTAGCTTCAGCCTGGCCAAACACTTAGGAGTGCCGGGGGCTTCACCGGGTGTTCCCTTGGAAGAAGAG gagggCCTTTTGTCCTCACACTGGGAGGCCAGACTACTCCAGGGTTCTTTAATGACTGCTACCTTTGATGGAGCCCAGCGCACTCGACTCGACCCAATCACCCTCGCTGCCTTCGAAGACTCAGGCTGGTACCAGGTCAACCACAGCGCTGCAGAGGAGCTGTTGTGGGGCCAGG GATCTGGCCCGGAATTTGGCTTGGTGACCACATGTGGGACTGGCTCCTCAGACTTCTTCTGTACTGGCAG TGGGCTGGGCTGCCACTACCTGCATCTGGACAAGGGAAGCTGCTCCTCAGACCCCATGCTGGAAGGCTGCCGCATGTACAAGCCCTTAGCCAATGGG AGTGAATGCTGGAAGAAGGAAAATGGATTCCCTGCTGGGGTGGAGAATCCCCATGGGGAAATCTACCATTCCCAGAGCCGTTGCTTCTTTGCCAACCTCACTTCACAGCTGCTCCCTGGGGATAAGACCAGGCATCCTTCTCTTACCCCACACCTCAAGGAAGCAGAGCTCGTGGGCCGCTGCTACTTACATCAATGCACAGGGAGGGGAGCTTATAAGGTGCAGGTGGAGGGCTCACCTTGGGTTCCATGCCTTCCAGGAAAAGTTATACAG ATACCTGGGTACTATGGTCTTCTCTTCTGTCCCCGGGGTCGGCTGTGTCAGACTAATGAAGGTATCAATGCTGTTACTTCCCCACCTGTGAGTCTTTCAACCCCAGATCCACTATTCCAGCTCTCTTTAGGATTAGCTGGGCCTCCAGGCCACTGTCTGGGGAAAGAACAGCAAGAAGGGCTGGCTGAAGCAGTACTGCACGCTTTGGTGAGCAGAGGTGGCACTGGCAG GTGCTATTTCCACAGCCCATCAATTACCACTAGCTTGGTGTTTACTGTGCATATGTGGAAGTCTCCTGGCTGCCAAGGGCCTTCAGTGGCTATGCTGTACAGGGCCCTGACTCTGACTCTCCAGAAAAAACCCCTAGAAGTGTATCATGGAGGAGCCAACTTTACCACACAACCCAGCAA GTTGCTGGTTACTTCGGACCATAATCCCTCCATGACCCACCTAAGGCTGTCCGTGGGACTCTGCCTAATGCTGCTAATCTTTGTGGGTGTACTGGGAACCACAGCCTACCAGAAAAGAGCCACTCTTCCTGTGAGACCATCTCCCTCTTACCATTCACCAGAGCTCCACGGCACAAGGGTCCCAGTTAGAGGAATAAGGGAGGTGTGA